The Bombus vancouverensis nearcticus chromosome 5, iyBomVanc1_principal, whole genome shotgun sequence genome segment acttacaaataccgTGAGATAAAATTACACCAGAGATTACAaaacttttaattttatcaatgcCAAGAAGAAGATAGCAGGCCATTATTGATGAGGGTGGGGGGATCAATGCAAATGGTACCACTTCCAACATTTGCTGTGATGTAAGATTTGTTGCTTACTCTTTTCTCTTTGTCGAATGACCTCGTTAAAATCATCTCAATTGTTTCAAACATACCCTATTTTATCAGGAATAAGAAATTAAAGcgtcataaaaaaaaaagtgggggTGGCCTCGAAATCTTCGAAAAACCTTCACGAGCAAAAAAATTATTACTGTCATATTACGAGTCTCTTAATACCATAGAACTTTCATAAacaatatttttccatatttctaaaaagaaaagaaatatttacggTGATTAAAGTTATTGTCCCACCTTGTATTGTTTATACATAAGGTGTCTCCGAAATCATTGCACAAGCGGTGCACTCGGGTGGTGATTCTACATGCAAAAATAAATCGACGAAGAAAGAATAACGTTTTTGCGTTTAAGACTTCGTTTTCGAGGAAAATGAGCTCGAAAATCCGTCAGATGCACGCGTGCCAATTGTAAGTTTCCAGGCATTCGACTTGTCTCTCTGCTCGCGGtggtaataatttaattagacaaGCAGACTTATACATGCAGCAACGCGTCAAGATTTTGAACGCTTGTTACGtcaataaaatgatttttaaaaattaatactttTACCCTTATTTCTGAAACCATCGCAAATACGCAGACCGTAGAAATAAGATAGCAGCAATAATAGAAAGCAAATCATAACATTGTTcatgtttataaatataaacacgAGCAGAAAAAGAAGTCGGATACCTCGAAGCTTACAATTAGTACACGTACACTTGACGGATCTTCGAACTTATTTTCCTTGGGAACAAAGTCTTGGACGAAGAAATgttattctttttttcctcggCTCATTTTTATACGTAGAATCATCCGACCGCTTGTGCTATGATTTCGGAGACACCGTGCATGTACAAATGTAAATGAATTACtatgagaaagagaaagaagattctTTTTAAATGTTAATGTCAACTAAATGTTGCATTATCTCTGAAACACGTGTAAGATTAATTgcgaatatattaaaaattgcgCAAACAAAATGTCATTCCGTGCCAAGAGATTTTAACGATGGGCGATTTATCATAATCAAAGAGAAATCGGGATAGTAAAATTTTCATATAGAATATATTCTTTATTCTTTGCTCTTTATCGATACATTTCAATGTCATCTAATTAAGATTAAATGAACTATTATCCATAAAAGGAGGAAAACCGAAATTTCAGTTTACCTGTTCCAATGATTAAAAATAGCGAATGCTATATTCGTTCCACTAACAAATTAATGACATTTGTATAGAAACTTCAGAGGCTGTTTATTTTAAATTGTGTACGTTTTTAACGTGATTGATCCTGTCGCTATAGGTTTTATATGTGAAACATTTAATGCATATAAAGGATTTTAAAAAGCATGGATACAAAAATCACTAGTTTCTGATTAGTTTTCTAGACAGTCTTAGTACAGTGCATTCACTGATAGCCACGTAACTATTACGTGTTACCTTAAACTTATCAACCGaatcatttaaattttttagTTGTTACCAAGTGACACAAAATAAACGCTGTACTAGCATTATACGGGGTGAGTCATTTAAGTGTTTAAGTTTTTTTTAGCTTGGTGTCGATACTATCAAGCACGTAATAAATCGAAAAATTTTTCAAGGAAATTACATACTTATTTACTTATGTCGAAAAACTATCAATCCAATAGCTACCTTAACTTTTATCTCGTAAAACTTGTCGTAGGGAAAACGCAAGGCACTATACTACTTTTGCACTTGTTTTtcttatatttcatacgataaattttacaaaatgaaaGTCAAAACATCTACCAATTAACACTTTTTCCACAAAAataagttaataatttttttataaagaatCTCGAGCTGCGTCGGctaatgtattaaaaaatatacgcGTCCGTTTAAAAAGTCAAAGTTGACCTCTTTGACCTTTACGCACCTACCTATGGAAGAACTAATAACGTCAAAATACACTCGCCTtcaaacaatttaatttttaccTGAAACATTTTTTGATATACCTAATTATTGGtatcgaaaatatttcaacttAAACTTTTAGGTGATTTACTCTGTGTAATCATAGATAAATACATGACGCCATTCATTAGTAGAAAACAGAATTTTGTTGTTTTAACATTGCAGCGTTTATGTACGTTTGTATGGTTATTTCTCAGGTTACAGTTTATTCTTGcacgaaatttcgaaataacAGACTTTTCTTTCATGCACGATAAAGTGAGTAGTAACATTAGACACAAACAACTTCTATGAGGAAAACTTTTCCAATTGCAAACACATAAATAGGATTATATCGAGCGCGATATTATTGTACTTACATGTATTTACTTTTAACCGAGACTGAAACGTTGAAAAGTAATTACTATATTAACTGTTTCTAAGAATGTGGAAGATTGAGATCTGttagtaattatatataaatagtgaTAGTAGCTCATTTACAGAGGAAATAGTTTTGCAAGCAAAGTTGGATTTATAGATAATAATTGAGCGATAAGCAATGAGGAAACAGGAAATCTTGTAATTTTCAGACTAGTGATTTTTCCATGAATGTTTGTTAAGACTTTCTTGCTTATTTTAATGAATGCTACACGCGCTTCAAGTTTGAACGCGTCAGCTCTGTATATTTATATGGGGAACTATCAAGGATTTTTAATGTTAAGAATTAAGAATATTCATGAGTAAGAACAGATTGAGCAATACGTTTTTTTTAATATAGTACAGTAAGTTCACTAGTTTTATATAAGATCtgtttatatatgtacataatcgAGCCTATTACCTCCAGCAATTGtgccaaatattttatttatcggGTCTGTCTAAAATTCTTTGGTTTCTTATCTAAAGAAATCTGGTAGATTTGTTTCTGCATTCTGctatttgtttaataattattcacAGTTGGATTACCAAATACGGGTTAGGTAAAGAAAGGCTCAATACGTATTCTGCTAATTTCTTGTATAAATGATGTTATACTGTAATTCTGTTATGTCGTAAAAGaagtatttaatttaaaaaaaatatcctTTCCTAAACGTAAGTGACGGAactatgtattttattatatgcaaGATTTATCATTGTCATCTGTCTGGTAATTCGATAagaatttctaataaaatatttatactgtTCACTTTCTTCCAGAGCGATAAAAGTGTCGCCTTCGAGCACAACTCGACTGTCGCGATACATAGCTTATTGTTCAGATTGAatttttctttgaaatattcAGAAACAAGCTTCGTCTACCTGAAAAAAATTTGTCTTCATTCTTTTAACGATCGACCTACGTGAAATGTATGCCATTTGTTCATAGAAAATCTACAGGCGAATTGAATGCTGTCAGTTAACTTGAAATTTTTGCAATTTCTCCTTTAGAGTGTTCGCTCGTTATAGCTAGCACGAGCAACGCTTTCATAAGATTCTTTGAAATGCATACAGCAGCAGAAAGTGACCTTTATGTTTAACCTAATACATTCACGCTCTTACGAGCGTAGAATACTTATGACTGGCATCTTAattttttgtaatttctttGCATGACTTAGAGACGTATGCCACCGCCAATGTACAAGCGAGAGACAAGATTTAAAGGTCAGAAAAGGGTCTCGGTGGGACGTTCAACGAGAAACAATGATGTATTAGAATTTAGATCAAAGGAGCGTATAGCTTCGAAAGAAGAGTCTACGAGGGAGAGCTACGAAGACTCGTCGAACACGGTTAAGTCCGAACCAAATTTTAACAACACATCTGCAGATCCTACGGTACCGGATATACAGATGAACGACGACTTACAAGAACGAGATGAAAGTCTGGTATGAGAAGATGATTACAATTGAAATTGCTTTTATGTTTAAGATCATTGATATTTGTATTTGGTATTTCGGTATCTGTTAACGTATGAGCACGATATTCATAAGAATTAGGCAGAATCGGCACTACGATTTCGCGAATATGCATTCTGGTAACACATATCAATTTGTTGAACTTAAATCTAATTATTACTACCGTTCTTGTAAGTTAGGAATCGTCTCCATTACAGGCAATTATTTTCATTACACCGTCATTCTATTTTTAGGAATCGTCAAAGAACATGGATGACAGTCCAAGATTAACTATCAAGAAGAAGGGCGATAATCTTACGAAGAGGTCAGGATTAAACGAAGGAAAAGAAGCCAGACCGATACAGCCCAAGTCTGAAAAAGCACAATATAAACCTTTCTCTTGCGACCTCTGTACTTTAGCCTTTACGAGAGCTTCTCATTTGGCCAGACACAGAAGAGTTCATACGGGTGAACGACCATTTGCCTGTAGCATTTGTCCCCGAATGTTTGCCAGACAGGACAAATTGAAGCAGCATTTGGACTCGCACTTACAATGGCCAAAAAGGAAGAATAGCTTGTCAAGTTCGAGTTGTCAATCAGCACCGTCGGCGGTGGTTAAAGGGAAAAGGGGTAGACCGAGAAAGGTTAGACGCGTTTACATAATATCGTAATCACGTTGTAATCAATTTCGATTTCTAAATGCTCTCGCAGATGACTTTTGTTCCTCTTATTTTCATTTCAACTTTCTCCTCTCCTTTAACatttgtatttctttttatcttaatgttaaataataattttttcctTTTACAATGAATTCCTCTCTTTAACCTGAATATTGCAgagttctttttatttacaataggatgtatttattattttttgcatTTCCACCATTTTTCCATCCTTACAGATCCTATTTTCGTGAAAAttcattcaaaaatattttaactagCGAGAGTTTAAGCGAGTAGGCAACGGTATAAATCCAGATACTAATACTATAAATATGTGGCAGGTAAATTTAGAACAGTCCGCCATGGAAGAAATTCTGAAATTTGGCGAATTCAGTTCTCTACTAAACAAATCCCATTCCGCGAATGCGACGAGCAAAAATGAAGATTTCGCATCCgttgaaaacgaaagaaaaatgaagGAACAGGAAGAGTATATCGCGGAAGAAGGGAACGAAGATAAAGACAAAGATGCTAACAGAGATAAAGACAATTATGGTTGCCAGGTCGAAAACGGTCAAGATatagtttaaataattttttctttactttCTCCCGTACTTTAAAAAAAGTATTTTTCTATGGGTAGGAAATCATACGGCTACGGAGTGACGGAAATTACCGAGCATTTTCGATCAACGATTCGAAACAGGTACTTTTCTTGATTTCTCTTTATCAAACGTTCACTAGCGTGAGAATAAACATAAAAGCTAGAAATTTATTAGCATACTTTTAGATACTATGATTAgtaatcttttttatttgatttctaGTTCAACAAAATTTTATGTGCAATAATTCTTGATTCTCGATGTTCGTTCTTCTGCAAAGAAAATTTGCATTCTTTGAACTAGCGAAGTAAATTAGTAAGGTCGTAAATTGGTTACaagttatatttcatatttatatacataagaTAAATACGCAACGATATGTATTAGAGACATTTTCACTATATACAACGCTAATTAGAAACTATGGTTTCAAAATGAAACGCTAATGGAATGAAACTGATTGTTGTGAGACCATTGTTACTCTTATACGAATTCCACATActtatttcgtttttatatattcgTTAATATTACGCTGCTGTGAAAGTAGCTGAGACGATATCGAGATTTACGTAATTCGTATAAATGAAACGTGTACAACACGTTTATTTGAATTACTGGTTGAACGTATAAGAGAATTAGATTATTACACGTATGACGAGTCATTCAAAATTCATGTGACGGTTAACAAACGAGCATATGAAGATAATTTCTATAAATAGGCATtcaataaatagtatatataaaaaatgtacatTCGACTCAATACTGAGCGCATTAAAACATACTTTTTGAAGggacaacatttataactaacATTAGAAACAACGTGCAGGATCATACGAACGATTTAATTACTAAAAATTACGATTAATTTTTCTCCActaaaatacgatataactttgtCATATTAAATTCGAGTACCACGTTTTGTACATCTTACGTGTCCCCCTTGAATCTCGTCCTAGATGCGAATCAACTTTATAACGAATCTTACCAAATAATTTTGCCACAACttacgtatttatttattaaggTTCGCGGTATTCTTGTTATagattaaatagaaatttgttcgaAAGAGTACCTGAAGCACCTATGTTAGATTCGAGACTAACTGATGGTGAACACAGGCCATGTaggaaaataataaacaatCCTTATCTCTCATTTTCCGAGATGGTTGTTTAGGTACCGATAAGTCGAATTCTACGACGATTTACTGTCGTATACACAATATTTCTATCGTAAGATTAGGAGAAGAAATTTATGTTGAAAACTCGACCAAATTACTTAAGCTGCGAGACTGTGGTATGGTTTGCATTGTGAAACTGTTTAACTGATTGAAGCCTAAGTTACAGAATTTGTTCACCTTCTTAGGATACGaggataattattaatttaggggaatatgtatgtaaatatgtatCGTCTTATCTATGTATTTTCTGATATGCATAGATCGTTTCGGTATTCCTGCTATATTTTTCGGTATTCTACTAAATATGTATACGTGCGATATACATATAAGatcattgaaataattttacaacatttaaagGGGCCCAACAGAAATTTTCTTGAGCTTATATTATTTCGATCGTCGCGTTAGCCGagctaatatatttatatttcgaacaTTTGCCTTTAAATATAGGCCTAACAATGGTTGGATCTATTTAAATgcctaaaaaaagaaaaaaagagctcTTAAATGTTCATCGTATTATGAAGAGTAAagcaacattttatttttttttgttaaattttcgtGCAAATATGAAACGCCGATAAAATTGTCATTGAAATTAATTCGGAAAGATATATTTCTCTGAATTCATAATTATGAGAAGTAGGCAGTTAAATGTACGACAGTGCAAACTACTTACATCTATGTAGATGAGGCTCAACGATTCTCAGAGCCGAAAAAGAAATGTagctttgaatattttgttataCATGCGATTATAAATACGTCAAGTACAAATGTCCAAATATTAGAATATACGTGTGCGTAAGTGTGCGTGCCTGTCGTactataaaagaagaaagaaataccaGTATGTGTATAGCGTTCAAGAATTATTGGCGAGTGCAATCTTTCTTTTTGTGTTGAATCAAACGATACTTGTTAATCCGTTTCTGTTCCTTTCTTCGACCAAAAGTTTAGCTTCTTAAGGAATTCTCGATTGATTAACATTTTTTGTGTTTTTGTTTTCGTAATTTTATAAGTAGATATATAATTGTGCTTACATTCGGTGGTTCTAGATGAAATAATTCGATGCTTAAAATATGGAAGAACATGCGTTTGTGTGTAGCGGTATTTATCCGCTATTTATCCGCATCTATTTGCCATTTGTTTATCCAATTTCATGTTAACAAAGTATCATTTCGTTCATCTCTTCTCTTCTTATAAATCAATAAGAAATGGCAAATTATCGATTCCATGTTTTAAGcataaaatagaaaaaggaagaacCAGACAGTTATGAAAATTGaatcgaattatttattttcattgatttCTACAGCTATATAGAACAATGTATTGCGTAGCGTACGTGGTGCCATCCGAATTGTATCTTCCTGTAACATCAGTTGTTGTTGTTGTACGAATTGTATTTTGTTTCGTTAAATTCTTGTTGCTCGACCTaccagtgttacacctcctgcATTATAACTTTTATTACGGCGATGTGCAATTATTTCAGCGATATGACTGTTTGGTCTGCCGCGGCAAATTACGAGTGTACTTGGTGCAATTACAGCGTCCAGAAGGTCGTACGCGAGTCTTCATATCTTACAGTGTATATTGTGTAGCatgtgtaaataaattttaaagccAATGTTTATTCCAATTGATacctttttcttctaatttgttttaatattttgaaatactaTTAAACTTGTTTTGTCAATTTCTGAAAAGATATCTGTTTAAagacacacacatatatatatatatgtaacacAAGTAAAACAGCTGAACCAGTTACAATAGCGAACGATTATCAGCAACCTAGCATACTTTTTTCTTTCGCATATCCTACGATTATGTGCTCTAGAACTATTTGTATTCACTTGCAGCTATATGTTAATATTCTTCGTTGTCTCTTTAAATTAGTTTCACATATACATGTGTGTACCTACATGGAAAATACGAATATTTGTAGAGGGCAGAACAGATGAAAgttagaaatttctttttagCTAAATGCAATATgttgtaatttatattaattagtaAGAAATCTTCATATCAAATATGTTGCGTGTTCTGTAACTGCGTATGTTGCGATCGACTTGAAActgaaaataaatggaattTGTCATGATCCGTTGCAGCAAGATCCTCTTACTGTACATAACAACATACTGTAAATAAGAACAATTAGAGAAATCGCTGAAATCATTTTTGTAGGAATATTTCTTAATTCGTCTGATTAGATGCACTCATGTCACACTACACTTTTTAAATAAGAAACTGAACATTTTGTTACACTGACACACTCCCAAAACTATAGTGTATGCAGgctatacatatttaatatataatatatttattatagataattatattttatgcgACGTGTAAACGTAATACGAGCGTAACTTTAGTAAATTCTCTTCGAAGaactataaatgtataaatagatAGGGGTAAAGTATTAGCATACCCTATGAATAAAAATAAGACGGAAGATGTTCTATAAACACAGGCTCATAAATACTTTATTACTGAAAGCTATAACAAAAACACGAAATGacaagaaaataatttctggGTTGATATAATAGTGATATAATAGGGATATAATAGTGAAACTAATCTCAACAACGAGCAGGTTAAGGTCATCAGACTTTTCGATGCCTAGATTATCAGATACCACGTTATCGGATTTTAATTCGTGGAGCAAACGCGTATCCAACAAGAATTAAGATAAAATATTCGTAATGCATTCGCTGAAATTAAAGGAAATTCGTATCGTGATGGATTCAATTTGTTACAGATGTGAAtcctatttaataataaaatttagtaaCGGGCAATACACGAAAATACTCTATAGAACGAAAAACTAATCCAGTGTTATTTTATAGTTCTGcttataactttttaataaatcatAAATTAATGAATCCTTATTTATGGGATATTTTCCTTCCATTATTACTCGTGGAATATTCCGATACTATTATATGGAAAAAAGAACGTGGGATATTTGACGTGGTTGGAAATTAGGTAGAAACTAGCATCAAAAGAGCATTATTCTTCTTGTTACTCGCAAGTATCATTATATTCCCGgacatacaatatatttttacaaatacgtTTTCTCGTTTATACACAGACTTTTTCAAGGATCGGGTGGGAAAATTACGGATATCTTTCCGTTTAGCATAATCATATACCTTCTCTCTGCCACGATTTACGATGGTTACATAGTGTCAAACTGCATATTAATGTCTTTATATCTGATGCAACaaacgaaaaagagaaaaacagtGTTATGACGATGAATCGTCTAAGTTCGAGATCGGCCTCGAGAGATATCGCAGCTATAATGTTCAATCGGCGAACGCAATCTTAGTGAATTAGCATTTTTCTAACATCGATTTACTTTAAAGtggttttctttctttctttaactAGCCTTACATTAAGTTACAACGACGACATCGAAAGCATAATACTCTTTGTCTTCCTTTCTTTCACCCTATTTCTTATTCTATTGGTTGCATTCATGTACCTGCGTCGAAGAGGAAACGCGCGACGTTTCCGGAAAACGCTCCTCttcagtaaaaagaaaaaaaaagacgattATAAATTTTCTGCAGACATTATTTACGTCACATTACGCTTAGCTAAATTTTATTATCGCGATCATTTTGTCCTTATTATTATCCTCTGAATATTATCTATTATACATCCATACTACATTCTCCAAGGTGGAACCGATGAAAATTATCCGCAATAGTGTATACATAATTTTGACATCTTGCCATGACACAGTCCCgcacaaaattatattattaaaatattattaaaataaataataacactTAGTTCGTGTTGCGGAAATTGCGGAAATTGCAATTCATAAAGCTCGTACTTTCGAAATATGTTGTTCCTATTGTTATTGAAACGTTCCATGTTTTAATGATTCGATGAGTACTTTTTACTAATATaattgaataaatgaaaattttaatacgttatacaacAATTTCGGAACgatcatttattttttactcgTATCTTTTCATCGACTCAACCAATTCGATCCTTTAACTTTAAAGTTATTCTAAATCTCTTAAGCGATAACAAGTTACCAGCTATTTTCAGTTAACACCGTTTTACTATTAGACTACGTCCATTTCACTTGTACACACAAACGTATGTGACAGGCTATTTCTGTTTCTCGAGACAAATTCGATCTGGACGATCCCTAGTATTAGCTTCTCCTGCTTTCCATTCTTCGCAACTTCGCGCATCTTTATCATCGAAATCGATCGATTGGTAAAGCTGCCTTGCATTGGCGTTATTATCCTCAAAGCTATTTTCCTTCGACaaattaatgtaatatatattaggTTTTAACACACGAAACGTCCAATGATTAAAAAATCGGCATACTTCAATCACATATGAAAGAGAAGATTTTCGAAGATGCGAATATTTGATGGAAACGAGAAGTttagaaaattgataaaacacGAAATTGAATATAAAATCTCATGTAATACGGTCGAATAGAATTTGTCAAAATGACGAGATATTTACGTAGATATGCGGAACATGGTAATCTCCAAAATAACAAAACTCTCTTTTTTTAGAATTACATACATTTTATGAAGTTTGGATTTCACGTAAATTAGAATTCGccaaaggaaaatagaaaacaaatttgCCCGCTCTGTGTATATTACACACGTTAAGGCTGCAATAAAAACGTCTTGGTTATAATGCTTTATGCGTGTCATTCGAACAGGCAAGCAAACATACAAGTTCATTAATGGTTACGTGTACGATAAATATCTTAGACATAAACACTGATATTTATCGGTTATcaactatataacgcaataatgcCTATCGCGAGAACTGAAATTTTCCAAAGAAATCAATCATTGTTTAAGTTGACTTATAATACAACCATTCTTTCCATTActtgttttatttatacatatgatTATAAGCTGGGCAGGCTCTTGCAAATAACGTTGCAACACGTTAATGTGCTGCTGACGTACAATTGTAATTTGACCATCAATTCCTGTACGTGGCAGTTCCATTGAATATTACTAATAATAGTACTAACATTGCATATTTTATACCGTGATCTCTTCGTCTTTTCATAATAAATAACATGCAATAGAATTCGTGAAATCAATTAATCGTtagtcaattaattaaatcatcaAAATAATTGAAATGCATAAAATCTATGTATCGTAAATTAAATCGCATTTCGATTATATTTGTTTGTAACAGCAGGTGCACAGTTCAAAGTACGAGATTGCCACGTACAGGGACAGCTATGAAATGCGCACTTTAGTAGTATTCAGATTTTTTAATGATCAGAATCGAAATCATATGTATGAAACAGAAATCGTTCGAGTAATTAGAAATTGCGAGCTGCTTGTGTGTTACTAGTAACAAGAACATGCCTTAAATTTTAAATCTTATTGTCGTATAAAATGCATATATCTTTTGACATATCTTCAAGTGAATTTTACACCCCAATCATATAATAAAATGCTTTATGTGCTCCATACTTATCGATACTTTGTGCGATACAACGAtgtttttattctgtatttacTTTCAACTATCATACGCCTCTTGCATTTCTCGCGATTTATGTCTAATAGGATAACCTTATGAGGCGAGTCGATTATTATTCGCACAGTCCTTGTACAGTGTACGAATAGTATGTGATATCGTAACTAGAATGAAACAAAAGTGGAATTAGAAAATCGTAATCGATGCGAATAATCGCGATTATCgtaattttcaatttagttGGAACGCATCGTTCTTATAAAAGTGAAGGGTTTCGTTAACCTGGAATGTGCGTTTGTACGCTCGAGGCAATTTTCACGCTCTCAACATGAACACACGAACGCATGCATACACATACTCATGTATACGCACATAAACGTACACGCTCACGAGTGTGTGAATATTATCGATATATCGACAAATTCGCCGATAATATCATTTACAGCCTCTGCTAATTTGCGTTCGAATAATTAATCTTTCGGCTGGTAATATTGCTTCCTTTTAAACAACGTGAATTTTACACCTGGACATTTGCAATTCGTCGATTCATCATGTGCAATTCAtactttcaaatttatttcgaaGATTTCGTAACTTTGGTACGTTATGAAAATTCTCTTAATTTTAATTCGTGACACGAAAAGTAAACGTTTGACGTACAATTATCTTACTCGCGTGTAGTTATAAAGAAGTAAACGTGTCAATATACCTGTTTTTGAGTTGTCCgaaatatgtacgtatgtatgtatgtaaacaCTATTTacgcttctttttattttcttatctgTATATTACTATAACTTGCAATAGCTGTTATGCTTTAGAAATTTATATCGAGTGAATGTTTAGATAACGCTATGGATTAAAGCGAACAAttgataatttcaattttttttactCGGTATGAATTATGATATGATTGTATTTGTTGACATAAACTCGTGTGCGTCTCTCACATACACAGGTAACAGTGTGGAAAATTAAAACTACGATTAGAGTTACGTATATGTATGTGATATTTGTAACTCAAGAGAGAGATTACTTCTCCTTTTTGTAAGAAATCGAATCTTTTAAAAGCGTTCCCGcttatttctctttattttcacAGAGGAACACATACTCGACCGCTTTGTAGACGTAAACTAAAAATAATTGTCGAATGGTTATTACAAAGTTTCTATATCTGCCGCCGTTTGTTGTTCTAGCTACGGAAGTAACACATATCGATACATTCTGTCACATTAAACATTACAATTATATTGAACGACCCTTTCCTTTCTGTTCATTCTCCTAACTGCCTTTTTAAGAAACCATATATTATTCTAAAACAAGGTAACTAACGTTAGACGTAAATGTAACGTTACGGTGTAAAATAACCGATTGTTAAACTGTTCGTGAGCTAATCGGGTAAATCTACACAACTTACGATTTTGTTAATATGAATCACAAAGGTGATCGTTTTGGTAACAAGAAATACAGTTTTCGTTCTTCTACTTCACAGGTATCTCAGGATAATATTTACCTAGGAGTAATATTACTACAGTCGCGATCATAGTTATTTGA includes the following:
- the LOC117159691 gene encoding uncharacterized protein LOC117159691 isoform X6 produces the protein MFKHQHYFVTGTAITYQLLLNTERVITMGEKTFNLTWNNHLANLSGLFEGLYKSGSLTDTTLACQGGMLRAHRLVLAACSPYFERVFKEHYGEQPILILKGVAVEEMECLLDFMYRGSIDVAEEHLPSLIKTATDLEIRGLSGDQRNQENSHSPYTRVETRMQRCHIEARVHTTEYMKEPSVIPFLPKQSSIESLEDHIKVEEIEVEDDPMVIDGHEDTFDEPLRSSETQIRRMPPPMYKRETRFKGQKRVSVGRSTRNNDVLEFRSKERIASKEESTRESYEDSSNTESSKNMDDSPRLTIKKKGDNLTKRSGLNEGKEARPIQPKSEKAQYKPFSCDLCTLAFTRASHLARHRRVHTGERPFACSICPRMFARQDKLKQHLDSHLQWPKRKNSLSSSSCQSAPSAVVKGKRGRPRKVNLEQSAMEEILKFGEFSSLLNKSHSANATSKNEDFASVENERKMKEQEEYIAEEGNEDKDKDANRDKDNYGCQVENGQDIV
- the LOC117159691 gene encoding uncharacterized protein LOC117159691 isoform X5; protein product: MGEKTFNLTWNNHLANLSGLFEGLYKSGSLTDTTLACQGGMLRAHRLVLAACSPYFERVFKEHYGEQPILILKGVAVEEMECLLDFMYRGSIDVAEEHLPSLIKTATDLEIRGLSGDQRNQENSHSPYTRVETRMQRCHIEARVHTTEYMKEPSVIPFLPKQSSIESLEDHIKVEEIEVEDDPMVIDGHEDTFDEPLRSSETQIRRMPPPMYKRETRFKGQKRVSVGRSTRNNDVLEFRSKERIASKEESTRESYEDSSNTVKSEPNFNNTSADPTVPDIQMNDDLQERDESLESSKNMDDSPRLTIKKKGDNLTKRSGLNEGKEARPIQPKSEKAQYKPFSCDLCTLAFTRASHLARHRRVHTGERPFACSICPRMFARQDKLKQHLDSHLQWPKRKNSLSSSSCQSAPSAVVKGKRGRPRKVNLEQSAMEEILKFGEFSSLLNKSHSANATSKNEDFASVENERKMKEQEEYIAEEGNEDKDKDANRDKDNYGCQVENGQDIV
- the LOC117159691 gene encoding uncharacterized protein LOC117159691 isoform X7 → MECLLDFMYRGSIDVAEEHLPSLIKTATDLEIRGLSGDQRNQENSHSPYTRVETRMQRCHIEARVHTTEYMKEPSVIPFLPKQSSIESLEDHIKVEEIEVEDDPMVIDGHEDTFDEPLRSSETQIRRMPPPMYKRETRFKGQKRVSVGRSTRNNDVLEFRSKERIASKEESTRESYEDSSNTVKSEPNFNNTSADPTVPDIQMNDDLQERDESLESSKNMDDSPRLTIKKKGDNLTKRSGLNEGKEARPIQPKSEKAQYKPFSCDLCTLAFTRASHLARHRRVHTGERPFACSICPRMFARQDKLKQHLDSHLQWPKRKNSLSSSSCQSAPSAVVKGKRGRPRKVNLEQSAMEEILKFGEFSSLLNKSHSANATSKNEDFASVENERKMKEQEEYIAEEGNEDKDKDANRDKDNYGCQVENGQDIV
- the LOC117159691 gene encoding uncharacterized protein LOC117159691 isoform X1, with the protein product MFKHQHYFVTGTAITYQLLLNTERVITMGEKTFNLTWNNHLANLSGLFEGLYKSGSLTDTTLACQGGMLRAHRLVLAACSPYFERVFKEHYGEQPILILKGVAVEEMECLLDFMYRGSIDVAEEHLPSLIKTATDLEIRGLSGDQRNQENSHSPYTRVETRMQRCHIEARVHTTEYMKEPSVIPFLPKQSSIESLEDHIKVEEIEVEDDPMVIDGHEDTFDEPLRSSETQIRRMPPPMYKRETRFKGQKRVSVGRSTRNNDVLEFRSKERIASKEESTRESYEDSSNTVKSEPNFNNTSADPTVPDIQMNDDLQERDESLESSKNMDDSPRLTIKKKGDNLTKRSGLNEGKEARPIQPKSEKAQYKPFSCDLCTLAFTRASHLARHRRVHTGERPFACSICPRMFARQDKLKQHLDSHLQWPKRKNSLSSSSCQSAPSAVVKGKRGRPRKVNLEQSAMEEILKFGEFSSLLNKSHSANATSKNEDFASVENERKMKEQEEYIAEEGNEDKDKDANRDKDNYGCQVENGQDIV